A window of the Streptomyces albireticuli genome harbors these coding sequences:
- a CDS encoding carbohydrate kinase family protein, producing the protein MIVVAGEALIDLVPDRHRGPRPAAGPGGALPALLPRRGGGPYNTAVALGRLGSATAFVSRVSSDGFGEALLDGLRAAGVDVSLVERGPEPTTLAVAGIGADGSAGYGFYAQGTADRLFTLPGPLPDAATALCLGTVSLVLEPGASAYEALLRREAGRGLFTLLDPNIRAGLIPDADAYRARFRAWLPHVTLLKLSAEDARWLGGSPEEWLAAGPAAVVLTHGGEGLSVHTGGGAHRVPAERVEVVDTIGAGDTVNAALLHRLAALGALSPGGLAALDGPAWRDILAFAARAAALTCSRAGAEPPYAAEAAPADRRTGSGPSPSGG; encoded by the coding sequence GTGATCGTCGTAGCCGGAGAAGCCCTGATCGACCTGGTGCCGGACAGGCACCGGGGACCCCGGCCGGCCGCCGGCCCCGGCGGCGCGCTGCCGGCGCTGCTGCCCCGGCGCGGCGGCGGCCCGTACAACACCGCGGTGGCGCTCGGCCGGCTCGGGTCGGCCACCGCCTTCGTCTCCCGGGTGTCGTCGGACGGGTTCGGCGAGGCGCTGCTGGACGGCCTGCGGGCGGCGGGGGTGGACGTCTCGCTGGTGGAGCGGGGGCCCGAGCCCACCACGCTCGCGGTGGCCGGCATCGGCGCGGACGGCTCGGCGGGCTACGGCTTCTACGCCCAGGGCACCGCGGACCGGCTCTTCACGCTGCCGGGGCCGCTGCCGGACGCGGCGACGGCGCTGTGCCTGGGGACGGTCTCGCTGGTGCTGGAGCCGGGCGCGAGCGCGTACGAGGCGCTGCTGCGGCGGGAGGCGGGGCGGGGGCTGTTCACCCTCCTCGACCCGAACATCCGCGCGGGTCTGATCCCGGACGCGGACGCCTACCGGGCACGGTTCCGGGCGTGGCTGCCGCATGTGACGCTGCTGAAGCTGTCGGCGGAGGACGCCCGCTGGCTGGGCGGTTCGCCCGAGGAGTGGCTGGCCGCGGGCCCGGCGGCGGTGGTCCTCACGCACGGCGGGGAGGGGCTGTCCGTCCACACCGGCGGCGGGGCGCACCGCGTGCCCGCGGAGCGGGTGGAGGTGGTGGACACGATCGGGGCCGGTGACACCGTGAACGCGGCGCTGCTGCACCGGCTGGCGGCCCTCGGCGCGCTGTCGCCCGGCGGGCTCGCCGCCCTGGACGGGCCGGCCTGGCGGGACATCCTGGCCTTCGCGGCCCGAGCGGCGGCGCTCACCTGCTCCCGGGCGGGCGCGGAGCCGCCGTACGCGGCGGAGGCGGCGCCGGCGGACCGCCGGACGGGCTCGGGACCGAGCCCGTCCGGCGGCTGA
- a CDS encoding MFS transporter gives MLRVAAASLTGTAIEFYDFFAYGTAAALVLGPLYFPTVSPLVGSLAAFGTFGVGFLARPIGSVIFGHLGDRRGRRPVLILSLLLTGVATVAVGLVPTYDRIGLAAPCLLLLLRFLQGLGLGGEWGGAVLLTAEHAPARRRALWSSFTQLGPPLGFLLANGLTLALSATLTDAQFLSWGWRVPFWFAGVLAVGGLLLRGRLAETPQFEELAARDDRATLPFAELLRDHWRLVLLTAGGLSVAYAVYYTITTWSLAYATERLGVDRTVMLGCIMAAIVVSGAVTPYFALLADRWGRRSMCLAGCAGMALWSVPMVALLHTGRPEWIVPGFMVGAVCFTAVVAVIAAYLPELYEPRVRCTGATFGYNLAGVLGGAVTPLVATAAARGEGTPWALAGYLAAFALVSLGCFALLPETRPAAAKAGPVTEGAEGAPA, from the coding sequence ATGCTCCGCGTGGCGGCCGCGTCCCTGACGGGCACGGCCATCGAGTTCTACGACTTCTTCGCCTACGGCACCGCCGCCGCGCTCGTCCTCGGCCCGCTCTACTTCCCGACCGTCTCCCCGCTCGTCGGCTCGCTCGCGGCCTTCGGGACCTTCGGGGTCGGCTTCCTGGCCCGGCCGATCGGCTCGGTGATCTTCGGCCACCTCGGCGACCGGCGCGGCCGGCGTCCCGTCCTCATCCTGTCGCTGCTGCTGACCGGCGTCGCGACGGTCGCCGTCGGCCTGGTGCCCACCTACGACCGCATCGGGCTCGCCGCCCCGTGCCTGCTGCTGCTCCTGCGCTTCCTCCAGGGCCTGGGCCTCGGCGGCGAGTGGGGCGGCGCGGTGCTGCTGACCGCGGAGCACGCGCCCGCCCGGCGCCGCGCCCTGTGGTCGAGCTTTACCCAGCTGGGCCCGCCCCTGGGCTTCCTGCTCGCCAACGGCCTCACGCTGGCCCTGTCGGCCACGCTCACCGACGCGCAGTTCCTCTCCTGGGGCTGGCGGGTGCCGTTCTGGTTCGCGGGCGTGCTGGCCGTCGGCGGGCTGCTGCTGCGCGGCAGGCTCGCCGAGACCCCGCAGTTCGAGGAGCTGGCGGCCCGGGACGACCGCGCGACCCTGCCGTTCGCCGAGCTCCTCCGCGACCACTGGCGGCTGGTCCTGCTCACGGCCGGCGGGCTCTCCGTGGCCTACGCCGTCTACTACACGATCACCACGTGGTCGCTGGCCTACGCGACCGAGCGGCTCGGCGTCGACCGTACGGTCATGCTCGGCTGCATCATGGCGGCGATCGTGGTCTCGGGCGCGGTCACGCCGTACTTCGCGCTCCTGGCCGACCGCTGGGGACGGCGCTCGATGTGCCTGGCGGGCTGCGCGGGGATGGCCCTCTGGTCGGTGCCGATGGTGGCGCTGCTGCACACGGGCCGGCCGGAGTGGATCGTGCCCGGCTTCATGGTCGGAGCGGTGTGCTTCACGGCCGTGGTGGCCGTCATCGCGGCCTATCTGCCCGAGCTGTACGAGCCCCGGGTGCGCTGCACCGGCGCGACCTTCGGCTACAACCTGGCCGGGGTGCTGGGCGGCGCGGTCACCCCGCTGGTCGCGACCGCCGCGGCCCGGGGCGAGGGCACACCCTGGGCCCTGGCGGGCTATCTGGCGGCCTTCGCCCTGGTGAGCCTGGGGTGCTTCGCGCTGCTGCCCGAGACCCGTCCGGCGGCCGCCAAGGCCGGTCCGGTCACCGAAGGCGCGGAGGGCGCGCCCGCCTGA
- a CDS encoding TerD family protein, which translates to MTAELVRGQNHPLSESRLEIRISAGGPVVAGATLSGADGRVAGAEWVAHPASHRLPGLEVSRQAAAEHRLAVDLDALPESAHRLHVLLALPEGVGGPSRFGAMAAPFVAVTGLDGAEVASYTLTDLDSESAVVALELYRRQGAWKVRAVGQGYAGGLTAMLLDQGLDAAAETAAAINDAVTRGMARSVAAPPTPAAGGDAGARRTARVGDSGDARPEGSSLPGGASDPCGSSHPGDSGDQGNPGGPGDTGDTAPPVTPVTGGGPVSYRHPGRQTTAPPAPAPAAPPAAPGTPAPPVAGDATGWTMNERLYNQVWGMFEDLARSTAAYRSAVDFAESRLERELDKALSDPRTRVGPAADAVRAEARAKRTDLVDQARAVLDRDLAQLVAESEVVEHALPPAFARWDSPVWQGFQMPLETPMALRIGDLHLPERTDLRIPMLVRLPLERGLWIDSGRASGREAGLVDADGLRRRAMETAVAQAARLLAVYPVGDFSLHVIDPAGAAGGALAPLLSSGALRDAPAAGARGVSETLQRLTRRVDLVQMAVRSGAVDSLPPDLDTAEQLLIVNDFPHGFDDRAVTQLRYLADEGPAVGVHLMMVADREDARAYGPVLDPFWRALLRITPMPDDHLADPWVGHAWTYEPSLAPAGSEVLARVLRQVGQARRAYGI; encoded by the coding sequence ATGACGGCCGAGCTGGTGCGGGGGCAGAACCACCCGCTGTCGGAGTCCCGTCTGGAGATCCGGATCTCGGCAGGCGGCCCGGTCGTCGCGGGAGCCACCCTCAGCGGCGCCGACGGCAGGGTGGCGGGCGCCGAGTGGGTCGCGCACCCCGCCTCGCACCGGCTCCCCGGCCTGGAGGTGTCCCGGCAGGCCGCCGCCGAGCACCGGCTGGCCGTCGACCTGGACGCCCTCCCCGAGTCCGCGCACCGCCTCCATGTGCTGCTGGCCCTGCCGGAAGGGGTGGGCGGACCGTCCCGCTTCGGCGCCATGGCCGCGCCCTTCGTCGCCGTCACCGGGCTCGACGGCGCCGAGGTCGCCAGCTACACCCTCACCGACCTGGACAGCGAGTCGGCCGTCGTCGCCCTGGAGCTCTACCGCCGGCAGGGCGCCTGGAAGGTGCGCGCCGTGGGCCAGGGCTACGCCGGCGGTCTCACGGCCATGCTGCTCGACCAGGGCCTCGACGCCGCCGCCGAGACGGCCGCGGCCATCAACGACGCCGTGACCCGGGGCATGGCCCGCTCCGTCGCCGCGCCGCCCACCCCCGCGGCCGGGGGAGACGCCGGGGCGCGCCGTACGGCACGGGTGGGCGACTCCGGTGACGCCCGTCCCGAGGGCTCCTCGCTTCCCGGCGGCGCCTCGGACCCATGCGGCTCCTCACACCCCGGAGACTCCGGAGATCAGGGAAACCCGGGCGGCCCCGGTGACACGGGGGACACCGCCCCGCCCGTAACGCCCGTCACGGGCGGCGGCCCTGTCAGCTACCGGCACCCCGGACGGCAGACGACGGCCCCGCCCGCCCCGGCCCCCGCCGCACCGCCCGCCGCGCCCGGCACCCCCGCCCCGCCCGTCGCGGGCGACGCCACGGGCTGGACGATGAACGAGCGGCTCTACAACCAGGTGTGGGGCATGTTCGAGGACCTCGCCCGGTCCACCGCCGCCTACCGCAGCGCCGTCGACTTCGCCGAGTCGCGCCTGGAGCGGGAGCTGGACAAGGCGCTCTCCGACCCGCGCACCCGGGTGGGCCCCGCCGCCGACGCCGTCCGTGCGGAGGCCCGCGCCAAGCGCACGGACCTCGTCGACCAGGCCCGCGCCGTCCTCGACCGCGACCTGGCCCAGCTCGTCGCCGAGTCCGAGGTCGTCGAGCACGCCCTGCCGCCGGCCTTCGCCCGCTGGGACAGCCCCGTCTGGCAGGGCTTCCAGATGCCCCTGGAGACGCCGATGGCGCTGCGGATAGGCGACCTCCACCTGCCGGAGCGCACCGACCTGCGGATCCCCATGCTGGTGCGGCTGCCGCTGGAGCGCGGGCTGTGGATCGACAGCGGGCGCGCGTCCGGCCGCGAGGCGGGCCTGGTGGACGCGGACGGGCTGCGCCGGCGGGCCATGGAGACCGCCGTCGCCCAGGCCGCCCGGCTGCTGGCCGTCTATCCGGTGGGCGACTTCTCGTTGCACGTCATCGACCCGGCCGGGGCGGCGGGCGGCGCGCTCGCGCCGCTGCTGAGCTCGGGGGCGCTGCGGGACGCCCCGGCGGCGGGCGCGCGGGGCGTGTCCGAGACCCTCCAGCGGCTGACGCGGCGGGTGGACCTGGTGCAGATGGCCGTCCGCAGCGGAGCCGTCGACTCGCTGCCGCCGGACCTGGACACCGCGGAGCAGCTGCTCATCGTCAACGACTTCCCGCACGGTTTCGACGACCGTGCCGTCACCCAGCTGCGCTACCTCGCGGACGAGGGCCCGGCCGTGGGCGTGCACCTGATGATGGTCGCCGACCGCGAGGACGCCCGCGCCTACGGGCCGGTGCTGGACCCGTTCTGGCGCGCCCTGCTGCGGATCACCCCGATGCCGGACGACCACCTCGCCGACCCCTGGGTCGGCCACGCGTGGACGTACGAGCCGTCGCTGGCCCCGGCGGGGAGCGAGGTGCTGGCGCGGGTGCTGCGTCAGGTGGGGCAGGCGCGCCGGGCGTACGGCATCTGA
- a CDS encoding TerC family protein yields the protein MDVSLTLWVLTILGLCALVAADFFIGGRKPHEVSLKEAGIWTGVWVALAGLFGLGLLLFGGGRPAGEFFAGFITEKSLSVDNLFVFVLIMAKFAVPTIYQQRVLMVGVLIALVLRAVFIGAGAAIIANFSWVFYIFGAFLIWTAWKLIQEARADEEEEEFEENRFLKLVEKRFPSTDRYHGTKLFIVENGKRLMTPMLIVMLAIGTTDVLFALDSIPAIFGLTQDPYIVFTANAFALMGLRQLYFLIGGLLKKLVHLSYGLSVILGFIGVKLVLHALHENGVGVPEISIPVSLGVICAVLVVTTLTSLRASKKQAEAEAVEAAEAAARPLDAGDAQDDGAKTDGARV from the coding sequence GTGGATGTCTCCCTGACCCTGTGGGTGCTGACCATTCTTGGTCTGTGCGCCCTCGTCGCCGCCGACTTCTTCATCGGCGGCCGTAAACCCCATGAGGTCTCCCTCAAGGAGGCCGGCATCTGGACCGGCGTCTGGGTGGCCCTGGCCGGGCTCTTCGGACTGGGGCTGCTGCTCTTCGGCGGCGGTCGGCCGGCCGGGGAGTTCTTCGCCGGCTTCATCACCGAGAAGTCGCTGAGCGTCGACAACCTCTTCGTCTTCGTCCTGATCATGGCGAAGTTCGCGGTCCCGACGATCTATCAGCAGCGCGTCCTCATGGTCGGTGTGCTGATCGCCCTCGTCCTGCGGGCCGTCTTCATCGGCGCCGGTGCGGCGATCATCGCCAACTTCTCCTGGGTCTTCTACATCTTCGGCGCCTTCCTCATCTGGACCGCCTGGAAGCTCATCCAGGAGGCGCGGGCCGACGAGGAGGAAGAGGAGTTCGAGGAGAATCGTTTCCTCAAGCTGGTCGAGAAGCGCTTCCCCTCCACCGACCGCTACCACGGCACCAAGCTGTTCATCGTGGAGAACGGCAAGCGCCTGATGACGCCGATGCTGATCGTCATGCTGGCGATCGGCACCACCGACGTCCTCTTCGCGCTGGACTCGATCCCCGCGATCTTCGGCCTCACCCAGGACCCGTACATCGTCTTCACGGCCAACGCCTTCGCCCTCATGGGCCTGCGGCAGCTGTACTTCCTGATCGGCGGCCTGCTCAAGAAGCTGGTCCACCTCTCGTACGGCCTCTCGGTGATCCTCGGCTTCATCGGCGTCAAGCTGGTGCTGCACGCCCTGCACGAGAACGGCGTGGGCGTCCCCGAGATCAGCATCCCGGTCTCGCTCGGCGTCATCTGCGCCGTGCTGGTCGTCACCACCCTCACCAGCCTGCGGGCCTCGAAGAAGCAGGCCGAGGCTGAGGCCGTTGAGGCCGCCGAGGCCGCCGCGCGGCCGCTCGACGCCGGGGACGCGCAGGACGACGGCGCCAAGACCGACGGCGCTCGGGTCTGA
- the uvrA gene encoding excinuclease ABC subunit UvrA, translating to MADRLIVRGAREHNLKNVSLDLPRDSLIVFTGLSGSGKSSLAFDTIFAEGQRRYVESLSSYARQFLGQMDKPDVDFIEGLSPAVSIDQKSTSRNPRSTVGTITEVYDYLRLLFARIGKPHCPECARPISRQSPQAIVDRVLELPEGSRFQVLSPLVRERKGEFVDLFSDLQTKGYSRARVDGETVQLTDPPKLKKQEKHTIEVVVDRLTVKDSAKRRLTDSVETALGLSGGMVILDFVDLPEGDPERERMYSEHLYCPYDDLSFEELEPRSFSFNSPFGACPDCTGIGTRMEVDPELIVPDEEKSLDEGAINPWSHGHTKDYFSRLVGALADELGFRTDIPWAGLPQRARKALLNGHKTQIEVRYRNRYGRERAYTTAFEGAVPFVKRRHSEAESDSSRERFEGYMREVPCPTCEGTRLKPIVLAVTVQGRSIAEVAAMSISECADFLRDMKLTGREKKIAERVLKEVNERLKFLVDVGLDYLSLNRAAGTLSGGEAQRIRLATQIGSGLVGVLYVLDEPSIGLHQRDNHRLIETLVRLRDMGNTLIVVEHDEDTIKVADWVVDIGPGAGEHGGKVVHSGPLAELLSNEESMTGHYLSGRKAIATPDLRRPVNGSRRITVRGARENNLQDIDVSFPLGVLTAVTGVSGSGKSTLVNDILYTHLARELNGARTVPGRHTRVDGDDLVDKVVHVDQSPIGRTPRSNPATYTGVFDHVRKLFAETMEAKVRGYLPGRFSFNVKGGRCENCSGDGTIKIEMNFLPDVYVPCEVCHGARYNRETLEVHYKGKSIAEVLDMPIEEALGFFEAVPTIARHLRTLHEVGLGYVRLGQSAPTLSGGEAQRVKLASELQKRSTGRTVYVLDEPTTGLHFEDISKLISVLSGLVDKGNTVIVIEHNLDVIKTADWVVDMGPEGGSGGGLVVAEGTPEEVAAVPDSHTGKFLRELLGERVSDAEPVRKAAPKTARKAVSKAAKPTRTVATKAVAPKTTASKSAAKSSASKTTASKSTASKTAASKTAATKKAPAKKAAVKKTASRAKRA from the coding sequence GTGGCTGACCGTCTCATCGTCCGTGGCGCTCGCGAGCACAACCTCAAGAACGTCTCGCTCGACCTCCCCCGCGACTCGCTCATCGTCTTCACGGGGCTCTCCGGCTCGGGCAAGTCGTCCCTCGCGTTCGACACGATCTTCGCCGAGGGGCAGCGTCGCTACGTCGAGTCGCTCTCCTCCTACGCACGGCAGTTCCTGGGCCAGATGGACAAGCCCGATGTGGACTTCATCGAGGGCCTGTCCCCGGCCGTCTCCATCGACCAGAAGTCGACCTCGCGCAACCCCCGCTCCACGGTCGGCACCATCACGGAGGTCTACGACTACCTCCGCCTGCTCTTCGCCCGGATCGGCAAGCCGCACTGCCCCGAGTGCGCGAGGCCCATCTCCCGGCAGTCGCCCCAGGCGATCGTGGACAGGGTGCTGGAGCTGCCGGAGGGCAGCCGCTTCCAGGTGCTCTCGCCGCTGGTGCGCGAGCGCAAGGGCGAGTTCGTCGACCTCTTCTCCGACCTCCAGACCAAGGGCTACAGCAGGGCCCGGGTCGACGGCGAGACGGTGCAGCTCACCGACCCGCCCAAGCTCAAGAAGCAGGAGAAGCACACCATCGAGGTGGTCGTCGACCGCCTCACCGTCAAGGACAGCGCCAAGCGCCGGCTGACCGACTCGGTCGAGACCGCCCTCGGCCTCTCCGGCGGCATGGTGATCCTCGACTTCGTCGACCTCCCGGAGGGCGACCCCGAGCGTGAGCGGATGTACTCCGAGCACCTCTACTGCCCGTACGACGACCTCTCCTTCGAGGAGCTGGAGCCGCGCTCCTTCTCCTTCAACTCCCCCTTCGGCGCCTGCCCGGACTGCACCGGCATCGGCACCCGCATGGAGGTCGACCCCGAGCTCATCGTCCCGGACGAGGAGAAGTCCCTCGACGAGGGCGCGATCAACCCCTGGTCGCACGGCCACACCAAGGACTACTTCAGCCGCCTGGTCGGCGCCCTCGCCGACGAGCTGGGCTTCCGCACGGACATCCCCTGGGCCGGCCTGCCGCAGCGCGCCCGCAAGGCCCTGCTGAACGGCCACAAGACCCAGATCGAGGTCCGCTACCGCAACCGCTACGGCCGCGAGCGCGCCTACACCACGGCCTTCGAGGGCGCGGTGCCGTTCGTCAAGCGGCGCCACTCCGAGGCGGAGAGCGACTCCAGCCGGGAGCGCTTCGAGGGCTACATGCGTGAGGTGCCCTGCCCGACCTGTGAGGGCACCCGGCTCAAGCCGATCGTCCTCGCGGTCACCGTGCAGGGCCGGTCCATCGCCGAGGTCGCCGCGATGTCGATCAGCGAATGCGCCGACTTCCTGCGGGACATGAAGCTCACCGGCCGCGAGAAGAAGATCGCCGAGCGGGTCCTCAAGGAGGTCAACGAACGCCTGAAGTTCCTGGTCGACGTCGGCCTGGACTACCTCTCGCTCAACCGCGCGGCCGGCACCCTCTCCGGCGGCGAGGCCCAGCGCATCCGGCTCGCCACCCAGATCGGCTCCGGCCTCGTCGGCGTGCTCTACGTCCTGGACGAGCCCTCCATCGGCCTCCACCAGCGCGACAACCACCGTCTCATCGAGACCCTCGTCCGCCTGCGCGACATGGGCAACACCCTGATCGTCGTCGAGCACGACGAGGACACCATCAAGGTCGCCGACTGGGTCGTGGACATCGGCCCCGGCGCGGGCGAGCACGGCGGCAAGGTGGTGCACAGCGGTCCCTTGGCGGAGCTGCTGAGCAACGAGGAGTCGATGACCGGGCACTACCTCTCCGGCAGGAAGGCCATCGCCACGCCGGACCTCCGCCGCCCGGTGAACGGGAGCCGCCGGATCACGGTCCGCGGCGCCCGGGAGAACAACCTCCAGGACATCGACGTCTCCTTCCCGCTCGGCGTGCTCACGGCCGTCACGGGCGTCTCGGGCTCCGGCAAGTCCACGCTGGTCAACGACATCCTTTACACCCACCTGGCCCGCGAGCTCAACGGCGCCCGCACCGTCCCCGGCCGCCACACCCGGGTCGACGGCGACGACCTCGTCGACAAGGTCGTCCACGTCGACCAGTCGCCCATCGGCCGTACGCCGCGCTCCAACCCCGCGACGTACACCGGGGTCTTCGACCACGTCCGCAAGCTCTTCGCGGAGACCATGGAGGCGAAGGTCCGCGGTTATCTGCCCGGCCGCTTCTCCTTCAACGTCAAGGGCGGCCGCTGCGAGAACTGCTCCGGTGACGGCACCATCAAGATCGAGATGAACTTCCTGCCGGACGTCTACGTCCCGTGCGAGGTCTGTCACGGTGCCCGCTACAACCGCGAGACCCTGGAGGTGCACTACAAGGGCAAGTCCATCGCCGAGGTGCTGGACATGCCCATCGAGGAGGCGCTCGGCTTCTTCGAGGCCGTGCCCACCATCGCCCGCCACCTGCGCACCCTGCACGAGGTCGGCCTCGGGTACGTCCGCCTCGGCCAGTCCGCGCCGACGCTCTCCGGCGGCGAGGCGCAGCGTGTGAAGCTCGCCAGCGAGCTCCAGAAGCGCTCGACGGGCCGCACGGTCTACGTGCTGGACGAGCCCACCACGGGTCTGCACTTCGAGGACATCAGCAAGCTGATCTCCGTGCTGTCCGGCCTGGTCGACAAGGGCAACACCGTCATCGTCATCGAGCACAACCTCGATGTGATCAAGACCGCCGACTGGGTCGTCGACATGGGTCCCGAGGGCGGCAGCGGCGGTGGCCTGGTCGTCGCCGAGGGCACGCCCGAGGAGGTCGCGGCGGTCCCGGACAGCCACACCGGGAAGTTCCTCCGGGAGCTGCTGGGGGAGCGCGTCAGTGACGCGGAGCCCGTGCGCAAGGCGGCTCCGAAGACGGCGCGGAAGGCGGTCTCGAAGGCGGCCAAGCCGACGAGGACGGTCGCCACGAAGGCGGTCGCCCCGAAGACGACGGCTTCGAAGTCCGCGGCGAAGTCCTCGGCCTCGAAGACCACCGCCTCGAAGTCCACGGCTTCGAAGACGGCGGCATCGAAGACGGCCGCCACGAAGAAGGCCCCGGCCAAGAAGGCGGCCGTGAAGAAGACGGCCTCCCGGGCCAAGCGCGCCTGA
- a CDS encoding maleylpyruvate isomerase family mycothiol-dependent enzyme: MTDHVHDLAAVREATDRLLSAVGKLDNAAVAEASRLPDWTRGHVLAHLARNADALVNVLTGRPMYASAEARDADIARGAGRPLDVHLADLRDSAARFTEAAEAPGDPSRTVELRNGVTDTAARIPFRRLIEVELHHVDLGIGYELPDLPAEFTARAVGYLTARYSGHRDLPAVVLTAAGGGQWRTGGGEGTPVTVAGTAPALLGWLSGRGAKGADLTADGAPLPALPPL; encoded by the coding sequence ATGACTGATCATGTGCACGACCTGGCCGCTGTACGTGAGGCGACCGACCGACTCCTCTCCGCGGTCGGAAAACTGGACAACGCCGCCGTCGCCGAGGCGTCACGCCTGCCGGACTGGACCCGCGGACATGTGCTCGCCCACCTCGCCCGCAACGCCGACGCCCTGGTCAACGTCCTCACCGGACGGCCCATGTACGCCAGTGCCGAGGCCCGGGACGCGGACATCGCGCGCGGCGCCGGCCGCCCCCTGGACGTCCACCTCGCCGACCTGCGCGACAGCGCGGCCCGCTTCACGGAGGCGGCGGAGGCGCCCGGCGACCCGTCCCGGACCGTCGAGCTGCGCAACGGCGTGACCGACACCGCCGCCCGCATCCCCTTCCGCCGCCTGATCGAGGTCGAGCTGCACCACGTCGACCTCGGCATCGGCTACGAGCTGCCGGACCTGCCCGCGGAGTTCACCGCCCGGGCGGTCGGCTACCTCACGGCCCGCTACTCCGGCCACCGGGACCTCCCCGCCGTCGTCCTCACCGCGGCGGGCGGCGGGCAGTGGCGCACCGGCGGCGGCGAGGGCACCCCGGTCACCGTGGCCGGCACCGCGCCCGCGCTCCTCGGCTGGCTCTCCGGCCGTGGCGCGAAGGGTGCGGACCTCACGGCCGACGGGGCCCCGCTCCCGGCCCTGCCCCCGCTATAG
- a CDS encoding Rieske (2Fe-2S) protein encodes MTSPSGPLSSRRTVLRGAALAGAAGLGAAACTGGKETPKASVTPTAPVDLGAPDEVPVGGARLYREERLLVSRSAQGEYKAFSAVCTHAGCVMTKVQDGEASCPCHGSKFDVNTGKVLRGPAGAPLPDVPVKVTGGKLIAGPDA; translated from the coding sequence ATGACCAGCCCCTCGGGCCCCCTCTCCTCCCGCCGGACCGTGCTGCGCGGAGCGGCGCTGGCCGGTGCCGCCGGACTGGGCGCCGCGGCCTGCACGGGCGGGAAGGAGACGCCCAAGGCGTCCGTCACGCCGACGGCCCCGGTGGACCTGGGCGCGCCGGACGAGGTGCCGGTCGGCGGGGCGCGGCTCTACCGCGAGGAGCGCCTGCTGGTCTCGCGGTCGGCCCAGGGGGAGTACAAGGCGTTCAGCGCGGTGTGCACGCACGCGGGCTGTGTCATGACCAAGGTGCAGGACGGCGAGGCCAGTTGCCCCTGCCACGGCAGCAAGTTCGACGTGAACACCGGCAAGGTCCTGCGGGGCCCGGCGGGCGCGCCGCTGCCGGACGTGCCCGTCAAGGTCACCGGGGGCAAGCTGATCGCGGGCCCGGACGCCTGA
- a CDS encoding TerD family protein, protein MTVNLSKGQGISLQKADGGTLTAVRMGLGWQSAPRRGLFGSRTKEIDLDASAVLFAGEQPVDVVFFRHLVSDDGSVRHTGDNLVGGAGKGGDDEAILVDLQRVPVHIDQIVFTVNSFTGQTFAEVQNAFCRLVDETNGQELARYTLDGGGAYTAQIMAKVHRSGTGWAMTAIGTPANGRTFQDLMPAILPSL, encoded by the coding sequence GTGACGGTCAACTTGTCCAAGGGTCAGGGAATCAGCCTCCAGAAGGCCGACGGGGGCACCCTGACCGCGGTGCGGATGGGGCTCGGCTGGCAGTCGGCTCCCCGCCGCGGACTGTTCGGGTCGCGCACGAAGGAGATCGACCTCGACGCCTCGGCGGTGCTCTTCGCCGGTGAGCAGCCGGTGGACGTGGTCTTCTTCCGCCACCTGGTCAGCGACGACGGCTCCGTGCGCCACACCGGTGACAACCTGGTCGGCGGCGCCGGCAAGGGCGGGGACGACGAGGCGATCCTCGTCGACCTCCAGCGCGTCCCCGTCCACATCGACCAGATCGTCTTCACGGTGAACTCCTTCACCGGCCAGACGTTCGCCGAGGTGCAGAACGCCTTCTGCCGCCTCGTCGACGAGACCAACGGCCAGGAGCTGGCCCGCTACACCCTCGACGGCGGCGGCGCGTACACCGCGCAGATCATGGCGAAGGTGCACCGCTCCGGCACCGGCTGGGCGATGACCGCCATCGGCACGCCGGCCAACGGCCGGACCTTCCAGGACCTGATGCCGGCGATCCTGCCGAGCCTGTAA
- a CDS encoding MBL fold metallo-hydrolase, which translates to MTYSGAVKVGGPADVHELTDLMISKVAVGPMDNNAYLLRCRATDEQLLIDAAAEPHTLLSLIGDSGIASVVTTHRHGDHWGALREVVDATGATTYAGREDADGIPVPTAVPVSDGDVIRVGRVELTARHLVGHTPGSIALVYDDPHGHPHVFTGDCLFPGGVGNTHDDPRAFASLLDGVETKLFGQLPDETWVYPGHGADTTLGAERPHLAEWRERGW; encoded by the coding sequence ATGACCTACAGCGGAGCGGTGAAGGTCGGCGGACCGGCCGACGTGCACGAGCTGACCGACCTGATGATCTCGAAGGTCGCGGTCGGCCCCATGGACAACAACGCCTATCTGCTGCGCTGCCGCGCGACGGACGAGCAGTTGCTCATCGACGCCGCCGCGGAGCCGCACACCCTGCTGAGCCTGATCGGGGACAGCGGTATCGCCTCGGTCGTCACGACGCACCGGCACGGCGACCACTGGGGCGCCCTGCGCGAGGTGGTCGACGCCACCGGCGCCACCACGTACGCGGGCCGCGAGGACGCCGACGGCATCCCCGTACCGACCGCCGTGCCCGTGTCCGACGGCGACGTGATCCGCGTCGGCCGCGTGGAGCTGACCGCACGCCATCTGGTGGGGCACACGCCGGGCAGCATCGCGCTGGTCTACGACGACCCGCACGGCCACCCGCACGTGTTCACCGGCGACTGCCTGTTCCCCGGCGGCGTCGGGAACACGCACGACGATCCGCGGGCCTTCGCCAGCCTGCTGGACGGCGTGGAGACCAAGCTCTTCGGGCAGCTCCCGGACGAGACCTGGGTCTACCCCGGCCACGGCGCCGACACCACGCTGGGCGCCGAGCGCCCCCACCTCGCGGAGTGGCGCGAGCGCGGCTGGTGA